A window of Aeromicrobium sp. Root236 contains these coding sequences:
- a CDS encoding steroid 3-ketoacyl-CoA thiolase: protein MGTPVIVDAVRTPLGKKNGVLAGVHPAVLLGLTQAEVISRAGIDAELVEQVIGGCVTQAGEQSNNMVRRAWMHAGLPNATASTAIDAQCSSAQQATHLVHAMIGAGLIKAGIACGVESMSRVPLGANVPEGTGSPRPDGWSIDLPNQFEGADRIVRDRGFSRAEVDAFGLWSQEKAAAARDEGRFAREIFAIKAPVLGEDGQDTGDTQLVDADQGIRETSLERLAGLKPVLPDGTHTAGTSSQISDGASALLLMDSDLAASLGLKPRARIVASCLVGADPYYHLDGPVQATEKLLADTGMSIGDIDICEVNEAFAGVVMSWAKVHAVPEDKINVNGGAIALGHPVGSTGTRLLTTALHELERRDATTALISMCAGGAQASGTIIERI, encoded by the coding sequence ATGGGTACCCCCGTGATCGTCGATGCTGTCCGCACGCCCTTAGGCAAGAAGAACGGTGTGCTGGCCGGCGTCCACCCCGCCGTGCTCCTGGGCCTGACGCAGGCCGAGGTCATCTCGCGCGCCGGCATCGACGCGGAGCTCGTCGAGCAGGTCATCGGCGGCTGCGTCACGCAGGCGGGCGAGCAGTCCAACAACATGGTGCGCCGCGCGTGGATGCACGCCGGCCTCCCCAACGCCACCGCTTCGACCGCGATCGATGCCCAGTGCTCCTCGGCACAGCAGGCGACCCACCTCGTCCACGCCATGATCGGCGCCGGGCTCATCAAGGCCGGCATCGCGTGCGGCGTCGAGTCGATGTCGCGCGTGCCGCTGGGAGCCAACGTCCCCGAGGGCACGGGCTCGCCCCGCCCCGACGGCTGGTCGATCGACCTGCCCAACCAGTTCGAGGGCGCCGACCGCATCGTCCGCGATCGCGGATTCTCCCGGGCCGAGGTCGACGCGTTCGGGCTCTGGTCGCAGGAGAAGGCCGCAGCAGCGCGCGACGAGGGCCGGTTCGCCCGCGAGATCTTCGCGATCAAGGCGCCGGTGCTCGGTGAGGACGGCCAGGACACCGGGGACACCCAGCTCGTCGACGCGGACCAGGGCATCCGCGAGACCTCGCTCGAACGTCTCGCCGGTCTCAAGCCCGTGCTGCCCGACGGCACGCATACCGCCGGCACCTCGTCGCAGATCTCCGACGGCGCCTCGGCGCTGCTGCTCATGGACTCCGACCTCGCCGCATCCCTCGGACTCAAGCCCCGCGCCCGCATCGTGGCCTCGTGCCTGGTCGGCGCCGATCCGTACTACCACCTCGACGGACCCGTGCAGGCGACCGAGAAGCTCCTCGCCGACACCGGCATGTCCATCGGTGACATCGACATCTGCGAGGTCAACGAGGCGTTCGCCGGCGTCGTGATGTCGTGGGCCAAGGTCCACGCCGTGCCCGAGGACAAGATCAACGTCAACGGCGGGGCCATCGCGCTCGGCCACCCCGTCGGCTCGACCGGCACCCGCCTGCTGACCACCGCGCTGCACGAGCTCGAGCGCCGCGACGCCACCACCGCCCTGATCTCGATGTGCGCCGGCGGCGCACAGGCGTCAGGCACCATCATCGAACGCATCTGA
- a CDS encoding cytochrome P450 produces MTASPAAPAIPAGFDPTDPDLCQTGVPLDEFAELRRTAPVWWVEQAPESRAGFNGEGFWAVSKHADVSAVSKDSKNFSSQENGAIIRFAPDMTREQVELQGIMLINQDPPDHTKIRQIISRGFTPRSINAQHDVLVQRANNIVDEAIAKGSGDFVNEVASELPLQAIADLMGVPQEDRGKLFDWSNTMMSFDDPDFEGNPDEAAAEILVYAMGLAEERRKNPQDDIITKLITADVDGHGQLGEDEFGYFVIMLAVAGNETTRNAITHGMNAFFQHPDQWELWKAERPSTMVDEVIRWATPVTTFQRTAINDVMVGDVEVKKGERVGLYYASANHDEEVFTDPNTFDITRSPNPHLSFGGHGAHYCIGANLARLEVEIMFNTLADRLPDIKQLGEAKRLRHGWINGIKELPVQYV; encoded by the coding sequence GTGACCGCGTCGCCCGCTGCCCCCGCCATTCCCGCCGGTTTCGACCCCACCGACCCTGACCTCTGTCAGACGGGTGTGCCGCTCGACGAGTTCGCGGAGCTGAGGCGTACGGCCCCGGTGTGGTGGGTCGAGCAGGCGCCGGAGTCCCGCGCCGGCTTCAACGGCGAAGGTTTCTGGGCCGTCAGCAAGCACGCCGACGTGTCCGCGGTGTCCAAGGACAGCAAGAACTTCTCGAGCCAGGAGAACGGTGCGATCATCCGGTTCGCCCCGGACATGACCCGCGAGCAGGTCGAGCTGCAGGGCATCATGCTGATCAACCAGGATCCGCCGGACCACACCAAGATCCGCCAGATCATCAGCCGCGGCTTCACCCCGCGCTCGATCAACGCCCAGCACGACGTCCTCGTCCAGCGCGCCAACAACATCGTCGACGAGGCCATCGCCAAGGGCTCGGGCGACTTCGTCAACGAGGTCGCGTCGGAGCTGCCGCTGCAGGCGATCGCCGACCTGATGGGCGTACCGCAGGAGGATCGCGGCAAGCTCTTCGATTGGTCCAACACGATGATGTCGTTCGACGACCCCGACTTCGAGGGCAACCCCGACGAGGCCGCCGCCGAGATCCTGGTCTACGCCATGGGCCTCGCCGAAGAGCGTCGCAAGAACCCGCAGGACGACATCATCACCAAGCTCATCACCGCCGACGTCGACGGCCACGGCCAGCTCGGCGAGGACGAGTTCGGCTACTTCGTCATCATGCTGGCGGTCGCCGGCAACGAGACCACCCGCAACGCGATCACGCACGGCATGAACGCGTTCTTCCAGCACCCCGACCAGTGGGAGCTGTGGAAGGCCGAGCGTCCCTCGACCATGGTCGACGAAGTCATCCGCTGGGCCACCCCGGTCACGACGTTCCAGCGCACCGCGATCAACGACGTGATGGTCGGCGACGTCGAGGTCAAGAAGGGCGAGCGCGTGGGCCTCTACTACGCCAGCGCCAACCACGACGAAGAGGTCTTCACCGACCCCAACACGTTCGACATCACCCGCAGCCCCAACCCGCACCTCTCGTTCGGCGGCCACGGTGCGCACTACTGCATCGGCGCCAACCTGGCCCGGCTCGAGGTCGAGATCATGTTCAACACACTCGCCGACCGGTTGCCCGACATCAAGCAGCTCGGCGAGGCCAAGCGCCTCCGCCACGGCTGGATCAACGGCATCAAGGAGCTCCCGGTCCAGTACGTCTAG
- a CDS encoding thiolase domain-containing protein: MSTLAAVVGVGQTHHRAKRGDVSMAGLLREAVDRALADAELTFADIDAIVIGKAPDLFEGVMMPELYLAEALGAAGKPLLRVHTAGSVGGSTAIVAASLVEAGIHERVLTVAFEKQSESNAMWALSIAVPFIMPVHAGAGGYFAPHVRSYIRRSGAPTHIGAIVAAKDRQNAVKNPFAHLQNPDTTVESVMASQMLWDPIRYDETCPSSDGACALVIASEAAVERSGIKNPAWIHGTQMRSEPTTAAERDQVNPHAGREAAAALWKQAGITSPIDEIDCAEIYVPFSWFEPMWLENLGFAEQGGGWKLTEAGETRIEGRIPVNMSGGVLSSNPIGASGMLRFGEAALQVMGEAGEHQVDGARKALGHAYGGGSQFFAMWVVGADKPSH, encoded by the coding sequence ATGAGCACGTTGGCTGCAGTGGTCGGCGTGGGCCAGACCCACCACCGGGCGAAGCGCGGGGACGTGTCGATGGCCGGGCTCCTGCGGGAGGCGGTCGACCGCGCCCTCGCCGACGCCGAGCTGACGTTCGCCGACATCGACGCGATCGTCATCGGCAAGGCGCCCGACCTGTTCGAGGGCGTCATGATGCCCGAGCTCTACCTCGCCGAGGCGCTCGGAGCTGCCGGCAAGCCACTGCTGCGGGTGCACACCGCCGGCTCGGTCGGCGGATCGACGGCGATCGTCGCGGCATCGCTCGTCGAGGCCGGCATCCACGAACGCGTGCTGACCGTGGCGTTCGAGAAGCAGTCGGAGTCCAACGCCATGTGGGCGCTGTCGATCGCGGTGCCGTTCATCATGCCGGTGCACGCCGGCGCGGGCGGCTACTTCGCGCCCCACGTGCGGTCGTACATCCGCCGCTCCGGCGCACCCACGCACATCGGTGCGATCGTCGCGGCGAAGGATCGGCAGAACGCTGTCAAGAACCCGTTCGCCCACCTGCAAAACCCCGACACCACGGTCGAGTCGGTCATGGCGTCACAGATGCTGTGGGACCCGATCCGCTACGACGAGACGTGCCCCTCCTCCGACGGCGCGTGCGCACTGGTCATCGCCTCAGAGGCGGCCGTCGAGCGGTCCGGCATCAAGAACCCGGCCTGGATCCACGGCACCCAGATGCGCAGTGAGCCGACGACGGCGGCCGAGCGCGATCAGGTCAACCCGCACGCCGGCCGCGAGGCTGCCGCCGCGCTCTGGAAGCAGGCCGGCATCACCTCACCGATCGACGAGATCGACTGCGCCGAGATCTACGTGCCGTTCTCGTGGTTCGAGCCCATGTGGCTGGAGAACCTCGGATTCGCCGAGCAGGGCGGCGGGTGGAAGCTCACCGAGGCCGGCGAGACCCGCATCGAGGGCCGCATCCCGGTCAACATGAGCGGCGGCGTGCTGTCGTCCAACCCGATCGGCGCGAGCGGCATGCTGCGGTTCGGCGAGGCAGCGCTGCAGGTCATGGGCGAGGCCGGCGAGCACCAGGTCGACGGCGCCCGCAAGGCGCTGGGCCACGCGTACGGCGGCGGCTCCCAGTTCTTCGCGATGTGGGTCGTCGGAGCCGACAAGCCGAGTCACTGA
- a CDS encoding thiolase domain-containing protein, whose translation MKEFDGSPTCVELLVPIFAELFEQTGWTKSDIGFWCSGSSDYLAGRSFSFVSAVDAIGALPPVMESHVEMDAAWALYEAWVKIQTGLVDTALVYGFGKSSAGQLRRIMSLQMDPYTVTPLWADAVSVAAMQARSGLEGGVWDQDQMAAVVARSMSDATGNEHAIRSKATSVEDVLAQPVYADPLRRWDCAPVSDGAAAIVISASDAPAFDRLNGPAAWITGIEHRIEPGALSNRDLTVSTSTASAGAAVGVDGVDLAELHAPFSHQELILGSALGLGDDVRVNPSGGALTANPMFTAGLNRIGEAARQIWAGSSQRALAHATSGPALQQNLVMTMEAR comes from the coding sequence ATGAAGGAGTTCGACGGGTCTCCCACCTGCGTCGAGCTGCTCGTGCCGATCTTCGCGGAGCTGTTCGAGCAGACCGGCTGGACCAAGTCGGACATCGGCTTCTGGTGCTCGGGATCGAGCGACTACCTCGCCGGCCGATCGTTCTCGTTCGTGTCGGCCGTCGACGCGATCGGCGCCCTGCCGCCCGTCATGGAGTCGCACGTCGAGATGGACGCCGCGTGGGCGCTCTACGAGGCCTGGGTCAAGATCCAGACCGGACTCGTCGACACGGCGCTCGTCTACGGCTTCGGCAAGTCCAGCGCCGGTCAGCTGCGCCGCATCATGTCGCTGCAGATGGACCCGTACACCGTGACACCTCTGTGGGCCGATGCCGTGTCCGTCGCCGCGATGCAGGCCCGCTCCGGGCTCGAGGGCGGCGTCTGGGACCAGGACCAGATGGCAGCGGTGGTCGCCCGTTCGATGAGCGACGCGACCGGCAACGAGCACGCCATACGATCCAAGGCCACATCGGTCGAGGACGTGCTGGCCCAGCCCGTGTACGCCGACCCGCTCCGCCGCTGGGACTGCGCGCCGGTCTCCGACGGCGCCGCGGCGATCGTCATCTCAGCCTCCGACGCACCGGCGTTCGACCGGCTCAACGGCCCCGCCGCGTGGATCACCGGCATCGAGCACCGCATCGAGCCGGGCGCGCTCAGCAACCGCGACCTCACGGTGTCGACCAGCACCGCTTCTGCCGGAGCGGCCGTCGGTGTCGACGGCGTCGACCTCGCCGAGCTGCACGCCCCGTTCTCCCACCAGGAGCTAATCCTGGGCTCGGCCCTGGGCCTCGGCGACGACGTACGGGTCAACCCGTCGGGCGGCGCGCTGACCGCCAACCCCATGTTCACCGCCGGGCTCAACCGGATCGGCGAGGCGGCACGGCAGATCTGGGCCGGCTCGTCGCAGCGCGCCCTCGCGCACGCCACCTCGGGTCCCGCCCTGCAACAGAATCTCGTGATGACGATGGAGGCTCGCTGA
- a CDS encoding Zn-ribbon domain-containing OB-fold protein — translation MTETGTLHAPMKVEFDYTRSLGPTLSEFMTGLKRRQILGGVLSDGTIAVPPPEFDAETYEPITEMVPVQDVGVVQTWAWVPEPVAGQPLDRPFAFAHILLDGADRPLLHAVAVDSPDQIETGLRVQAVWADEPVGAITDIRWFEPASDAAATTPGPEGGEEVTGIISPVHLAYDFAASPEESKFFRGLAEGKILGQRCPTCGKVYVPPRGACPVDGVPTTTEVEVPDTGIVTTFCIVNVPFLGQKITPPYVSAYMLLDGADIAFLHLLLGVDPADVRMGMRVKAVWKPRDEWGTTIENISHFEPTGEPDADFETYKVHL, via the coding sequence ATGACTGAGACCGGGACCTTGCATGCACCGATGAAGGTCGAGTTCGACTACACCCGGTCCCTCGGACCCACGCTCTCTGAGTTCATGACCGGCCTCAAGCGCCGGCAGATCCTCGGCGGCGTGCTGTCCGACGGGACCATCGCCGTACCTCCCCCCGAGTTCGACGCCGAGACGTACGAGCCGATCACCGAGATGGTGCCGGTGCAGGACGTCGGCGTCGTGCAGACCTGGGCCTGGGTGCCCGAGCCGGTGGCCGGCCAGCCGCTCGACCGGCCGTTCGCGTTCGCCCACATCCTGCTCGACGGCGCCGACCGTCCGCTGCTCCACGCGGTCGCGGTCGACTCGCCGGACCAGATCGAGACCGGGCTGCGCGTACAGGCCGTCTGGGCCGACGAGCCGGTCGGAGCCATCACCGACATCCGCTGGTTCGAGCCGGCGAGCGATGCCGCCGCGACCACGCCCGGACCCGAAGGCGGCGAGGAGGTCACCGGCATCATCTCGCCGGTGCACCTCGCGTACGACTTCGCCGCCTCCCCCGAGGAGTCGAAGTTCTTCCGCGGCCTCGCCGAGGGCAAGATCCTCGGCCAGCGGTGCCCCACGTGCGGCAAGGTGTACGTCCCGCCGCGCGGCGCATGCCCCGTCGACGGGGTGCCGACGACGACCGAGGTCGAGGTGCCGGACACCGGCATCGTCACGACGTTCTGCATCGTCAACGTGCCGTTCCTCGGCCAGAAGATCACGCCGCCGTACGTCTCGGCCTACATGCTGCTCGACGGCGCCGACATCGCGTTCCTGCACCTCCTGCTCGGCGTGGATCCTGCGGACGTACGCATGGGGATGCGGGTCAAGGCGGTCTGGAAGCCCCGCGATGAGTGGGGCACCACGATCGAGAACATCAGCCACTTCGAGCCGACCGGGGAACCGGACGCCGACTTCGAGACATACAAGGTGCACCTGTGA
- a CDS encoding nuclear transport factor 2 family protein, whose product MISSDAITWNAPNDPHPARSGSQRSYSAVAKGDLDEWLTVYAEDAVIEDPVGPSMFDPDGKGHRGHDGISAFWNAAIAPIDRFAFEINDSFANPGSNTCANIGRIKTTFPDGSYSTTDLIMVYVVNDDGRVASMKAYWEPERAMASFTKGESA is encoded by the coding sequence ATGATCTCGTCCGACGCCATCACGTGGAACGCGCCCAACGATCCGCATCCGGCCCGCTCCGGCTCGCAACGCTCCTACTCCGCCGTCGCCAAGGGCGACCTCGACGAGTGGCTGACGGTGTACGCCGAGGACGCGGTCATCGAGGACCCCGTAGGGCCGTCGATGTTCGACCCCGACGGCAAGGGACACCGGGGCCACGACGGCATCAGCGCGTTCTGGAACGCCGCCATCGCCCCGATCGACCGGTTCGCGTTCGAGATCAACGACTCGTTCGCCAACCCCGGGAGCAACACCTGCGCCAACATCGGCCGCATCAAGACGACGTTCCCAGACGGCAGCTACAGCACGACCGACCTGATCATGGTCTACGTCGTGAACGATGACGGGCGCGTGGCGTCGATGAAGGCGTACTGGGAGCCGGAACGCGCGATGGCGTCGTTCACGAAGGGGGAGTCCGCATGA
- a CDS encoding SDR family oxidoreductase — translation MTVFGENILEGKVAYVAGGTRGFNLAIAKRYAEQGAKVVVMSRDVERCASAAKEIREAGGEALGLPADARDYDRIAETMQETADTFGGIDIVVAGQAGNFYAPALGMSSKAFQSVVDIDLMGTFNLYRASFEHLRAPGASLIAITAPEAVKPLAFQSHVCASKAAVNMLTKCLAIEWGPAGVRVNGISPGPIEDTWGMDNVIATMPGIKETITASTPLRRWGTHADIADAALFLASDASSYVTGTILDVDGGITINTVGASERDAINFKDDPRVKGPGKGAR, via the coding sequence ATGACCGTGTTCGGAGAGAACATCCTCGAGGGCAAAGTCGCGTACGTCGCCGGTGGCACGCGCGGCTTCAACCTCGCGATCGCCAAGCGTTACGCCGAGCAGGGTGCCAAGGTCGTGGTGATGAGCCGCGACGTCGAGCGCTGCGCGTCGGCGGCCAAGGAGATCCGCGAGGCCGGCGGCGAGGCCCTGGGCCTGCCCGCTGACGCCCGCGACTACGACCGCATCGCCGAGACGATGCAGGAGACCGCCGACACGTTCGGCGGCATCGACATCGTGGTCGCCGGGCAGGCCGGCAACTTCTACGCACCGGCGCTGGGCATGTCGTCCAAGGCGTTCCAGTCCGTCGTCGACATCGACCTCATGGGCACGTTCAACCTCTACCGCGCGAGCTTCGAGCACCTCCGCGCTCCGGGTGCGTCGCTGATCGCCATCACGGCGCCCGAGGCGGTCAAGCCGCTCGCGTTCCAGAGCCACGTGTGCGCGTCCAAGGCGGCGGTCAACATGCTGACCAAGTGCCTCGCGATCGAGTGGGGACCCGCGGGCGTACGCGTCAACGGCATCAGCCCCGGCCCGATCGAGGACACCTGGGGCATGGACAACGTCATCGCGACGATGCCGGGGATCAAGGAGACCATCACGGCCTCGACGCCGCTGCGCCGCTGGGGCACGCACGCCGACATCGCGGATGCCGCACTGTTCCTGGCCTCGGACGCCTCGTCGTACGTCACCGGCACGATCCTCGACGTCGACGGCGGCATCACGATCAACACCGTCGGCGCCTCGGAGCGCGACGCGATCAACTTCAAGGACGATCCACGGGTCAAGGGCCCGGGCAAGGGAGCACGCTAG
- the fadD8 gene encoding fatty-acid--CoA ligase FadD8 yields the protein MTLDPDIHRGPHSGQMLLDSLKRHREASVLQLGDRNITGQEMADEMSRYVRALEDLGAGTGAAVGLLAANRPEVLFLIGAGQTQGYRRTALHPLGSLDDHAYVLDDAGATALIVDNIPTFLERAEALQEKVPSLTTVITIDDLAAKAATYDVQPLVAKDLPPDHVVGITYTGGTTGKPKGVIGTASSIAAMTQVQLAEWEWPEAPTFLICTPLSHAGAAFFAPTVAKGGRLVVLPGFDPATVLRTIEEERITATMLVPSMLYALMDHPDSHTRDLSSLETVYYGAAAINPTRLAEAIDRFGKIFAQYFGQSECPMVISYLAKADHTPERLASCGRPSAFLRTALLGEDGQPVEPGQPGEICVAGPVLAGGYWNKPEETAEAFHDGWLHTGDVAREDEDGFWYIVDRIKDMIVSGGFNVFPREVEDVVAEHPAVAQVGVIGTPHEKFGEAVTAIVVLREDAKRDGRSVADLKAEIQALVKERKGAVQAPKEVIVADSLPLTPLGKPDKKALRAKFWTGDRAVG from the coding sequence ATGACACTCGATCCGGACATCCACCGCGGACCGCACTCGGGGCAGATGCTCCTCGACTCCCTCAAGCGCCACCGCGAGGCCTCGGTCCTCCAGCTCGGCGATCGCAACATCACCGGCCAGGAGATGGCCGACGAGATGAGCCGGTACGTCCGGGCGCTCGAGGATTTGGGCGCCGGCACCGGCGCAGCGGTGGGACTGCTCGCTGCCAACCGGCCCGAGGTGCTGTTCCTCATCGGCGCGGGCCAGACCCAGGGCTACCGGCGTACGGCGTTGCACCCGCTCGGCTCGCTCGACGACCACGCGTACGTGCTCGACGACGCCGGTGCGACGGCGCTGATCGTCGACAACATCCCGACGTTCCTCGAGCGGGCCGAGGCTCTGCAGGAGAAGGTGCCGTCGCTCACGACCGTCATCACGATAGACGACCTGGCCGCCAAGGCCGCGACGTACGACGTGCAGCCGCTCGTCGCGAAGGACCTGCCGCCGGATCACGTCGTCGGCATCACGTACACCGGCGGCACGACCGGCAAGCCCAAGGGCGTCATCGGCACGGCCTCGAGCATCGCCGCGATGACGCAGGTCCAGCTCGCCGAGTGGGAGTGGCCCGAGGCGCCGACGTTCCTCATCTGCACGCCGCTGTCGCACGCCGGCGCGGCGTTCTTCGCGCCGACGGTCGCCAAGGGGGGCCGGCTCGTGGTGCTGCCGGGATTCGACCCGGCGACGGTGCTGCGCACGATCGAGGAGGAACGGATCACCGCGACAATGCTCGTGCCGAGCATGCTGTACGCCCTGATGGACCACCCGGACTCGCACACGCGTGACCTGTCGAGCCTCGAGACCGTCTACTACGGTGCGGCGGCGATCAACCCGACGCGGCTGGCCGAGGCGATCGACCGGTTCGGCAAGATCTTCGCCCAGTACTTCGGGCAGTCCGAGTGCCCCATGGTCATCTCCTACCTCGCCAAGGCCGACCACACGCCTGAGCGGCTCGCGAGCTGCGGGCGTCCCAGCGCATTCCTGCGCACAGCCCTTCTCGGGGAGGACGGTCAGCCGGTGGAGCCGGGCCAGCCCGGTGAGATCTGCGTGGCCGGTCCCGTGCTGGCCGGCGGCTACTGGAACAAGCCCGAGGAGACCGCCGAGGCGTTCCACGACGGCTGGCTGCACACGGGTGACGTGGCCCGCGAGGACGAGGACGGCTTCTGGTACATCGTCGACCGCATCAAGGACATGATCGTCAGCGGTGGCTTCAACGTCTTCCCCCGTGAGGTCGAGGACGTCGTGGCCGAGCACCCGGCCGTCGCCCAGGTCGGCGTCATCGGCACCCCGCACGAGAAGTTCGGCGAGGCTGTCACCGCGATCGTCGTGCTGCGCGAGGATGCGAAGCGCGATGGCCGGTCCGTCGCCGACCTCAAGGCCGAGATCCAGGCGCTGGTCAAGGAGCGCAAGGGTGCCGTGCAGGCGCCCAAGGAGGTCATCGTCGCGGACTCGCTGCCGCTGACCCCGCTCGGCAAGCCTGACAAGAAGGCCCTCCGTGCCAAGTTCTGGACGGGCGACCGAGCCGTCGGCTGA
- a CDS encoding cytochrome P450 — protein MTTPEATTDVSTAPLAPDVPMGFRERLRTVQQFHTGPGRFRDAGGPVTMVRLGPRRLVPAFAVVTSPEGAHDVLAASDGAFDKEMIVHVQNRTFGDNLFNLPHERWKPRRRTIQPVFTKKQVSTYAGHMAVAAQATATALTSAGAVDLDVEMRHMTLQVLGRSVLGLDLGERAEELGPPVNRMLRWNTSRSLRPVRAPLWLPTPARWRFRQALKAVHGVVDDAIDHAAESEDSGLIRLLQEAVDPVTGKPLSRAQIRDELIVFIIAGHDTTATTLSYTLWALGRDQALQDRVATEISSLGNRPLTIDDVSHLPLTVQVLHEALRLCPPAPAFGRLAMREVVVGGFRIPAGTNVVVGAYALHRDPALWDDPERFDPDRFSPERSAGRSRWQFLPFGAGPRSCVGDHFAMLEATLGVATIMRAARIEALDDDFPVSLPFTMTAGGPIRAQVTAR, from the coding sequence ATGACCACTCCCGAAGCGACGACTGATGTGTCGACCGCGCCCCTCGCGCCCGACGTGCCGATGGGGTTCCGGGAGCGGTTGAGAACCGTCCAGCAGTTCCACACCGGACCGGGACGGTTCAGGGATGCCGGCGGCCCGGTGACGATGGTGCGGCTCGGGCCGCGCCGGCTGGTCCCGGCGTTCGCCGTGGTGACCTCACCGGAGGGTGCGCACGACGTCCTCGCCGCGTCTGACGGGGCGTTCGACAAGGAGATGATCGTCCACGTCCAGAACCGGACGTTCGGCGACAACTTGTTCAACCTGCCCCACGAACGATGGAAGCCGAGGCGGCGCACCATCCAGCCCGTCTTCACCAAGAAGCAGGTCAGCACGTACGCCGGGCACATGGCGGTGGCTGCCCAGGCGACAGCGACGGCGTTGACGAGCGCCGGCGCCGTCGACCTGGACGTCGAGATGAGGCACATGACGTTGCAGGTGCTCGGTCGGTCCGTGCTCGGCCTCGACCTCGGTGAACGGGCCGAGGAGCTCGGCCCTCCGGTCAACCGGATGCTGCGCTGGAACACCAGCCGCTCCCTGCGGCCGGTCCGCGCACCGCTGTGGCTCCCGACACCGGCGCGGTGGCGGTTCCGCCAGGCCCTGAAGGCCGTGCACGGTGTGGTTGACGACGCGATCGATCACGCTGCCGAGTCCGAGGACAGCGGGTTGATCCGGCTGCTCCAGGAGGCGGTCGACCCGGTCACCGGCAAGCCGTTGTCCAGGGCCCAGATCCGCGACGAGCTCATCGTGTTCATCATCGCGGGGCACGACACCACCGCCACGACGCTGAGCTACACGCTGTGGGCACTTGGCCGCGACCAGGCGCTCCAGGACCGGGTGGCGACGGAGATCAGCTCACTGGGCAACCGTCCGTTGACGATCGACGACGTCTCCCACCTGCCGTTGACAGTGCAGGTGCTGCACGAGGCCCTGCGGCTGTGCCCGCCCGCTCCGGCGTTCGGCCGGCTCGCCATGCGCGAGGTCGTCGTCGGTGGCTTCCGGATCCCGGCGGGCACCAACGTCGTCGTCGGGGCGTACGCGCTGCATCGCGATCCGGCACTGTGGGACGACCCTGAGCGCTTCGACCCCGACCGGTTCAGCCCGGAGCGCAGCGCCGGACGCAGCCGCTGGCAGTTCCTGCCGTTCGGCGCGGGTCCGCGGTCGTGCGTCGGTGATCACTTCGCGATGCTGGAGGCCACCCTCGGGGTCGCCACGATCATGCGTGCCGCGCGGATCGAGGCGCTCGACGACGACTTCCCCGTCAGCCTCCCGTTCACGATGACCGCCGGAGGCCCGATCCGGGCCCAGGTGACCGCCCGCTAG
- a CDS encoding crotonase/enoyl-CoA hydratase family protein, with the protein MSTNAAHCLVELEGNTLVVTMNRPEARNALSGEMLQIMGEAWDRTNSDPDVKVVILTGAGGYFCAGADLKSMSSSSPSDKFESGEFDPTIIKPLLKGFRLTKPLIAAVEGPAIAGGTEILQATDIRVAGESARFGVSEPKWGLYPLGGSAVRLPRQLPYTVAADLLLTGRHIKAPEAKEIGLIGHVVPDGEALAKAHEIADMIAANGPLAVQAVLKTIRDSEGKHEDDCWKADAEVGAAVFASEDAKEGPRAFAERRAPQFQGK; encoded by the coding sequence ATGTCCACCAACGCTGCCCACTGCCTCGTCGAGCTCGAGGGCAACACCCTCGTCGTCACCATGAACCGGCCGGAGGCCCGCAACGCGCTGTCCGGCGAGATGCTCCAGATCATGGGCGAGGCGTGGGACCGGACCAACTCCGACCCCGACGTCAAGGTCGTGATCCTGACCGGTGCGGGCGGCTACTTCTGCGCAGGTGCCGACCTCAAGTCGATGTCGTCCTCGTCGCCCTCGGACAAGTTCGAGTCCGGCGAGTTCGACCCCACGATCATCAAGCCGCTGCTCAAGGGCTTCCGGCTGACCAAGCCGCTCATCGCCGCCGTCGAGGGTCCCGCGATCGCGGGCGGCACCGAGATCCTCCAGGCCACCGACATCCGTGTCGCGGGCGAGTCCGCCCGGTTCGGCGTCTCCGAGCCCAAGTGGGGTCTCTATCCCCTCGGCGGTTCGGCCGTACGCCTGCCGCGCCAGCTCCCGTACACCGTGGCGGCCGACCTGCTGCTGACCGGCCGGCACATCAAGGCGCCGGAGGCCAAGGAGATCGGGCTGATCGGGCACGTCGTCCCGGACGGCGAGGCGCTCGCCAAGGCTCACGAGATCGCCGACATGATCGCCGCGAACGGGCCGCTCGCCGTGCAGGCCGTGCTGAAGACGATCCGCGACTCCGAGGGCAAGCACGAGGACGACTGCTGGAAGGCCGACGCCGAGGTCGGTGCCGCGGTGTTCGCGTCCGAGGACGCCAAGGAGGGTCCGCGCGCCTTCGCCGAGCGCCGCGCCCCGCAGTTCCAGGGAAAGTAG